A single Amblyraja radiata isolate CabotCenter1 chromosome 36, sAmbRad1.1.pri, whole genome shotgun sequence DNA region contains:
- the LOC116966221 gene encoding ras GTPase-activating-like protein IQGAP1, with product MLPSDAVRGQDQHSHMQGDPRWDDDELMDPSAKLPEVYPFAGALYQRELAALQRQKPQGELTLEELYVAVEMLSAVALINRALEAGDVGAFWSSLLTPATGLTEVKDKSVQR from the exons atgcTGCCAAG TGATGCAGTCCGTGGCCAGGATCAACACAGCCATATGCAAGGGGATCCCCGCTGGGACGACGATGAACTGATGGACCCCAGTGCCAAACTGCCCGAGGTCTACCCATTCGCAGGGGCGTTGTACCAGAGGGAACTGGCTGCTCTCCAGCGGCAGAAACCACAG GGTGAGCTGACTCTGGAGGAACTGTACGTTGCTGTGGAGATGCTCTCGGCAGTGGCACTGATAAATCGAGCCTTGGAGGCCGGAGACGTCGGGGCGTTTTGGAGCAGCCTGCTCACCCCAGCGACGGGCCTGACCGAGGTCAAGGACAAGAGTGTGCAGCGGTAA